The segment TCACCTGATTTCTGAATGCAGAAAGAGagcttacaataataatataaaaaatcataatatagAACGCCCTACTAATGCCCCTCTTCGCATCAATAATTTAAACTTACAAGCGGCCGAGGAAACGGGCTTTCACTCGGGAACCGCTTCGATATATTGCCCGAATACCCCGATGACTTCATCAAGACAAAACACAGCCCCGGAACTTTACGAAACCATGCAGAACCTACAACTACAATAGATAAAAATACATCTAGATCTTCAAAATTTCAGCAATCTCCAAATACTTTAAATGCCGAAGTTATGCGACCGCAAACAAACCCAGTCTATCGGAGACACCTGCGCGACGCATCCACACAAACTCCAGAACAATCTAATATCACAGAAAATCCATTTCCTAGATCCACTAAATCGCTAAATCAAGATCCAAAATCTATGACAATACAAAGTAAAGTCTCAGAGCCTCCTAAACCTATTGCATCGTCAAATCAAGCTTCAGAGTCTCCCAGATCTATAACGTTACAAAATCAAGTACTAGAGCTTCATAAATCCATCGACTTCCTGCTAACTCAATTCATCAATGTAACTGAATCTCTTTCGAAATCTTTATTACAACAAACTTCAAATGCAAACGATACCCCAGAAATAAGCGCGACAGCCTCTTTTAACCCTAATAATACGAACTCCGAGAATAATTCTAAGGAAACATCCCAAATCATTGCTAACTCTAAATCAATGGACAATCTATCGAATTTAAACCAAATCACGAATACCCCATTCAAAAGTGAAAAATCGTCTAAATCAAAACATCGTTCAAAATCACAGCGGAAATCAAAATCTAAGCAAAAGCCTAAAATTCCCCAGGAAGAATATACTATAAACACGTTAAACATACCCCCAGAAGATCTTAAACATTGTGTATTCCATGTTGACGGTGAACCCATAACCTTGTTAATAGATACTGGAGCAGCCATCTCAgtcataaataaagataaaatcggcaacaataaaatCGATACGTCTAGAATCGCCTCAATCATAGGTGTATCTAACACAAACTCCACCGTCCAAACTTACGGCATCTGTAACTTATCCCTAGATCAATTGCCCAAGTTCACATTCCACGTAGCTAACCTTAATATTCACGCTGATGGCATATTGGGTAATGACTTCATGTCCAAATTCAATGTCGATATCTCATATGAATCTAAAACCCTGCGAATACGCGACAGAACATACAAATTTCTTACTCTAAACGATTCTACAAATCCTCCTATCGACAACAATAAACAAACCCTCAGACAAAGATCAGAAACTGTTATCACTTGCCAAACTAAAGATATCTCAGACGGAACAGCAATCGTAGACAAACAATCCATTGACGATCACCTAACTCTTCCAAACGCGCTTGTTGTTATCAAAAATAATCATTTCTTAATAACGTGCGTAAATTCTAGCAATGAAGACAAAACTATATCTATTCCCACCATCCATGTAAACTCAATAAGCGACGTAGACTTCGATCAGTACCATCTCCATACATTTAACTGCGGTAATGATATAAAACACTCGACCCCGAAAAGATATAAACGAACTTATTAGACAAGACCACCTTAATAACGAGGAAAAAGAATCTCTAAATAAAATCGTCACAGAATTTTCCGATATCTTTTATACTGAAGGTGAACCTTTGACGTTCACCAATCATACAAAACATTCCATACCCACTACCTCCGATACGCCCATTAATACGAAAACATACAGATTTCCACAAATTCACCAACAAGAAGTTAAGACCCAAGTGGATAAAATGctaaatcaaaatataataagACCTAGTACATCCCCTTGGAGCAGCCCCATCTGGGTTGTGCCTAAGAAATTAGACGCTTCcggaaaacaaaaatggcgtgttGTCATCGATTACAGGAAGTTAAACGACATCACTATAGGAGATAGTTACCCACTGCCTAATATCACTGACATACTGGATAAATTAGGTCATTCAATCTACTTCACGACTTTAGATCTTGCATCCGGATTTCACCAAATAGAACTAGACCCAAAGGACATACCAAAAACCGCTTTTAATACACCATATGGACACTACGAATTCTTAAGAATGCCTTTTGGTTTAAAAAACGCACCTGCTACCTTCCAACGCGCAATGGATAGCGTTCTTTACGGCCTTCAAGGTGAACGGTGTTTCGTTTATCTAGACGATATCGTTATTTTTGCATCCAGTCTCCAAGAACACGAAGATAAACTAACCGAAGTTTTCAATCGTCTAAGAAAATGCAGCCTTAAAATCCAACCCGATAAATGCGAATTTCTGAGAAAAGAAGTGGCTTACTTAGGTCACATAATATCCAGCGAAGGAGTCAAGCCAAATCCTGAAAAGGTAAAATCTGTTCAAGATTTCCCAACTCCCAAATCATGCAAAGACATCAAGTCATTCCTAGGACTAGCAGGCTATTACCGTAGGTTCATAGCCAATTTCAGTAAACTTACGAAACCCATGACGAGCCTTTTAAAAAAGGACGTACCTTTTATTTGGGGACCTGATCAACAGAAAGCGTTCGATtcatgtaaaaacattttaacaacTACTCCTCTACTACAATACCCCGATTTTAGCAAAGAATTTATACTCACAACAGACGCTTCCATTCATGCCATCGGAGCTATCCTATCCCAAGGCGAAATAGGTAAGGATTTGCCTATAGCATACGCATCCCGTACTTTAAATAAAGCTGAAACGAACTACTCAACTATAGAACGAGAATTATTAGCAATAGTATGGGCAGTTAAACATTTCCGACCATACCTCTTTGGTAGGAAGTTCAAAATAGTCACTGACCACAAACCTCTCACTtggttattttcaattaaagatCCAGGATCCCGTCTCGTTCGATGGAGGCTCAAACTTGAGGAATTCGATTAcgaaattatatacaaagcggGGAAAATGAATACTAACGCAGATGCACTTTCCCGTCCACCAATTAACAACATAGGAATCAATGACTCCAAATCTATTTCAAATGACTTCTTACAAACACATTATGAACAATACGTATCACAAGGTTGCACACCAAATTCTCACTTGCTAAAAACAACTCCCGAAAGACTCTTAGACGCacgacacaaaaatatattcattccAATTCCATGCAAAAACGCCGATCTCGATCATTTGTTCAATGAAGCTCTAGGTCTATGCCCACAAACTAGTACCTACCctgataaaagtaaaaatatctaTGAAACCGATCATCTAATCTCAGAAACTAAACAAAATCTTTACTTTTGTTATACTAGACCTTCATACTACGACCCCTGGGATGCCGAAAGTTATTTCAAGTCTTTATTAGTATGTCTAGAAAAAAACCATCCCGAAACCCTGTTCGTCCCAGATCTAAAACATCACCAAACATGCAAACTACGAGGAAATCAACAGTCACATATCACCGCTTACCTGGCAGAGCTGTACAATTGTAATGTCACAATCTGTGAAAATAAGGTTGATTACCCCACATCTGAAGAAATACCACAAATCTTAAAAACATATCATAATGAACCACTTTTGGGACACCGAGGTATTACCGAAACTTGTAGAAAGATCCgcgaaaattatttttggcaAAACATGTCAGAagacattaaaaattatataaactcATGCGAAATCTGTCAACGTAACAAAATCCAAAGACGAACTTTTAAGGCCCCCATGGTCATAACTTCCCAATCTTCAGAACCTTTCGAACGCGTGTCTATGGACTTAGTCTCATATTCCGATATTAGCGacaatcataataaatacatattgacATTACAAGACGAACTGACTAGATACGTCCAAGCTTACCCCATTCCCGACAAAGAAGCCCTTACAGTTGCCAAATATCTTCTTCACTTTTGCCAACACTTTGGAGTACCCAAAcggttccattctgatcagggTACCGAATTCATGAACGGACTAATGAAACAATTAACAAAGTTTCTAGGTACAAGTCAGACATTCAATACAGCCTATCACCCCCAAACGAACGGTGCTCTTGAAAGATTCCATGGTACACTACGAGACCACATACGTATGTACCAAACGAGGAAGCAAAAGAATTGGGATCAAATAATTCCCATGGCAATAATTTGCCACAATACATCTGTCAATAACTCCACAGGATATACGCCCTACGAACTACTTTTCGGCTTCAAGCCACGCCCCTTTTATTCACTCAAAACAGTACCAGAATACTCAGCAGCCGACTATATAAAAGACCTTAACGAACGATTGAGAATAGCTCGTGATGTGGCAATCCAAAACGTCCAAAAAATGAAAGAAAGGGCCAAAGAGCGTTATGATGGTAGTATTAGGAACATAGCTAAGTTTGCGTTAGGCGACAAAGTCCTGGTAAAAGCACCTAATCCCAACAATTTGGATCCCAAATGGGAAGGACCTTGTGAAGTCATCAGAGTTGGATTCAATGAAAACTACCTGATTAGGAAATCCGGTAAGAATCAACTTGTCCATGCCAACCGACTCAGACCTTTtgatgtaaatataaataatcctaAAAGCTAAAACCCCTTAGCCGTGTAGTGACCGGCTATGTCAAGAATAGTCCTAACGCGTCTCGCAAgcgtgtcgtaaaaggcgactaatcTAGGATAATTTTAGGTTAGGAAAACTCATCTAAATCTAGTACTATAATCAAAATCTAGtttataaatctaaataaatttaagtacGATAGTTTATAAATCAAAATCCATTGACAActcttatattttaaaacatattgtCATTCCAGGGTCATCTGCCCGGCACTTGCACTACCTATTCCCCAAAATACCTCATCTCTATCTTATATTATGAATAATCCCtactttagttttattatatgctctataatcaaattaatattatacatagtTCTCTACAAATTATAtaagaaactcaaaaaataatcaaattacgTAGTACAAATAAATCTCATAATTCTAATCAAACCAATATACCCCTTTCAGGGCCTTCGCCTCGGCGAATGGAGCTACAGGTCAATTGACCGAACCACTCCCTTCCTACTCCGGTCTGTTCTTTAAAAACGAAGGCACGATCTACCTAAGCGACGAATCCTGGAAATTAGTTATCTACAGGGATCTTAGACCCCTTTTTATCGCAAAAGATTCGCTCGTTCGATTAGCAACCAAATTTCATTTCGTCTCTAcccaatataataattttacccACATTGAAACCACGAAATCTTTTCTTAAACTAAACCTAGAAAAAATCGAAAACCGTTTAGCAgaattaaatatgtacttagGAAAAAATTCAAGACAAAAACGCGAATTATTAGACGGCCTGAGCGTCGTCCTTAAATGGCTCATTGGTACACCTGATGCCAAAGACGCCATGCATTATGAAGATTGTATTAACCAACTCGAAAAACGTGAAACCGATCTTTCATCACTTATGCTCGAACAAACTCAAATAATTTCTTCGACTGTCAAAACCTTCAACGAATCAATTCTCAAAATCACTTATGATGAGTTAATCATTAACGAAAATATCGAACGCTTAAATAATTACCTTAACTCTTCTCAATCACTTCTGTTTAGTTTAAAAGCCAGCCAAGATGTGTCAGCTATTTCCCTTCAAATTTTAGAGTCAGTAGTAAACCTTGAAAACGAAATCAACGAATGCCTAACTAGTATCCTCTTTGCAAAGTCCAATACAATCCATCCGTCAATTATAACCTTGGAAAAACTTTATAAAGAACTCCTCTTATCGAATCATATTCGCACGAATAAACATCTAGTTTCCACCGTTAGCCCACAAAAATATACACACAATCTTAGAATCTTCCTCTCTATCAGCATATGTATATTCAGATAAACttgtatatatacttacattccCTTTAATTCAGAATGATCCTCTCGACTTATACCATGTATACTCCATCCCTATAAAACATCCGAATTCCTCTCTTCATACCACTATCCTCCCTGAGCACGTGTACCTGGCTGCGAACCCCAGCGGCCAAACCTACGTGTCGACAAGCAGTTTAGAAACCTGCAAAACATACGCCAGCGAAAAACAAGTCTGCACCGGTCTCGTCGCCTACGACGCTACAGCTCGTCCCCTGTGTGAACTACAAATTCTCCACAGCATCTCCAAATCCCTTCCGAAAATCTGCACTACTTCAACCTTCGAAGCCGACATCAACACTTTTCAATACATCGAGAACA is part of the Cydia pomonella isolate Wapato2018A chromosome 18, ilCydPomo1, whole genome shotgun sequence genome and harbors:
- the LOC133527864 gene encoding LOW QUALITY PROTEIN: uncharacterized protein LOC133527864 (The sequence of the model RefSeq protein was modified relative to this genomic sequence to represent the inferred CDS: deleted 1 base in 1 codon); protein product: MYLGKNSRQKRELLDGLSVVLKWLIGTPDAKDAMHYEDCINQLEKRETDLSSLMLEQTQIISSTVKTFNESILKITYDELIINENIERLNNYLNSSQSLLFSLKASQDVSAISLQILESVVNLENEINECLTSILFAKSNTIHPSIITLEKLYKELLLSNHIRTNKHLVSPLAHKNIHTILESSSLSAYVYSDKLVYILTFPLIQNDPLDLYHVYSIPIKHPNSSLHTTILPEHVYLAANPSGQTYVSTSSLETCKTYASEKQVCTGLVAYDATARPLCELQILHSISKSLPKICTTSTFEADINTFQYIENNKWLYILSGETNCVLQCTKEVTHHKIQGAGILSLQKNCKLHTGYSTLSASQDSEENITYPIIVPDIRTDDCFEEYRDIAKPDLMPIKINELPLDSLKQIKNHIDKYGEEIKKIKSTTFAQRNTTTFSWVYFTLGLIMLAYLVFKICKRCPNGLLLRRRTLNSPNRDSNGCIQIFNNCFANSSRQQRTHVAIPMSTISTSCVTEDEDEDIEPQHSQPISPVSIVPATSKRSGANAQSLF